In Streptomyces nojiriensis, one genomic interval encodes:
- a CDS encoding DUF932 domain-containing protein, whose product MSANVESMFSVREMPWHREGLVLDQHPKTWDEARHLAGLTWDPITESVYELVSTDGHGNPLYRPIEGWQRIARSDTSATLWINRDSYAVIDHGEMGEIVEAVLAQPNVQWETAGSLDEGRSVWCLALLDEPIVLPGDDSPTLPYLAITNRHGQPGGCTLRATAVRIVCANTFRAAELEGDRTGTTFSFIHKPGWRNRVVQAREAVTDARQEMRAYEALATELLGMSVTAQQRELFVREFIPMPPNGLVTDRVANNVEEARKAVRTILASPTTAPVAHTAYGLVQAAGEYLDHVRRSRTWETKLNRTLIRPEPLKAQALKLVREVVRA is encoded by the coding sequence ATGTCTGCCAACGTTGAGTCGATGTTCTCCGTCAGGGAGATGCCCTGGCACCGTGAGGGGCTGGTCCTGGACCAGCACCCCAAGACCTGGGACGAAGCCCGGCACCTCGCCGGCCTGACCTGGGACCCGATCACCGAATCCGTCTACGAGCTGGTCAGCACCGACGGGCACGGCAACCCGCTGTACCGGCCCATCGAGGGTTGGCAGCGCATCGCCAGGTCTGACACCAGCGCCACGTTGTGGATCAACCGGGACTCGTACGCGGTCATTGACCACGGTGAGATGGGCGAGATCGTGGAAGCCGTTCTGGCTCAGCCGAACGTCCAGTGGGAAACCGCCGGCTCCCTCGATGAAGGCCGCTCCGTCTGGTGCCTGGCCCTGCTGGACGAGCCCATCGTCCTGCCGGGCGACGACAGCCCGACGCTGCCGTATCTGGCCATCACCAACCGACACGGCCAACCGGGCGGCTGCACGCTCAGAGCTACCGCGGTTCGCATCGTCTGCGCCAACACCTTCCGCGCCGCCGAACTCGAAGGCGACCGCACCGGCACCACCTTCTCCTTCATCCACAAGCCGGGCTGGCGCAACCGCGTCGTCCAAGCCCGAGAGGCTGTGACTGACGCTCGCCAGGAGATGCGTGCCTACGAGGCGCTGGCCACTGAACTGCTCGGCATGTCCGTCACCGCCCAGCAGCGTGAGCTGTTCGTGAGGGAGTTCATCCCTATGCCGCCCAACGGCCTCGTCACCGACCGCGTCGCCAACAACGTCGAGGAGGCCCGCAAGGCCGTCCGCACCATCCTGGCTTCCCCGACCACTGCACCGGTCGCTCACACCGCTTATGGCCTCGTCCAGGCCGCAGGCGAGTACCTGGACCACGTCCGACGGTCCCGCACCTGGGAGACCAAGCTCAACCGGACGCTCATCAGGCCGGAGCCGCTGAAGGCCCAGGCGCTCAAGCTGGTACGAGAGGTGGTGCGCGCCTGA